A stretch of DNA from Melospiza melodia melodia isolate bMelMel2 chromosome Z, bMelMel2.pri, whole genome shotgun sequence:
CAGTCACACCCACCATCACTGGCAGGTCCACTGCCAGGGGCACAAAGTGTCTGGGCCGGAGGAGGAGTAAGAACCAGAGTCAGAAAACAGCTGGGGCCAGACAGCTCCCTGGGCAATAGTCACTTGCTAGGTGCCAGCCTTCTGCTCAAGCAGAAACaatctctgcttttgtctttggCCCAGAAGGCAGCCCAGACAGGGCCAAGCCAGGCCCAGCcgccctcacaggcagcagggactcCCTGAGCGCTGCCGCGCTGCCTCAGAGCACAACAACACCTTCTGCAGAGAGGCCTAAGTGCCTCTGGGACCGAAGGGCAGCATCTGGCGCAGCCTACACCCAGACACGCGCGCAACAGCCTGCTCTGGCAGACAAGAAATGCACCGGACGGACGTACTCAGTGtcttcaggccctgctcctccctcatctcgggctgctgggctgcgctgctgcaggaagtgccggcagcggggcttgagctggctgctgcaggccatgctggTCCGGCGGCACCAGGTTGAATGGCAGAGCCTGTCTTGCACTGGGACAAGAAAGGATTGCCCGTCAGAAGAGTGGCTGGCACACATGCCCCCCCAAAGCGCACAGCAAAAGCAAGGCCTTGGGAAGGTGCTGCCAGCCACGGCCAGGCCTCTCCATCTGGAACAGTTCCCATGTCCCCTTCTCAAAGGCACCTTCGGGAGAAGCCCAAAGGCTACTTGGATCCAGCCCCTCCCGACCACCTCCACGCTCCACCTGTTCAGCTTTTCTGCAAGACACTGGCAACAAGGTATCGATGGGGCTGCCAAGATCCACAAAGAGATCAGAGCAGGACCCCAGAGCcttgctgctttcctcctcctgtcttttCCTGGGCCGGAATGAAATCAGCCCGGAGTTGGCACGCAACAGTCTGCTCAGAAGCCCGCAGCGTGTCCcttctctcatctgtttcacggATTTCCCTTCTCTATGGCAGCCTTTAGGGAGCGGCCCTTGGGAGCCCCTTTCCAGTCCTGCCCAGACCCACCCGCCCTtttacactgcagggctgccgagGATTCTCCTCTCCAAACTCTGCTCTGACCGGCTGGAAGTGAAGCACAGCCTGAAGCTAATTAGTCCACGGAGAGAGCAGGTCCCTTCCAGGGGCCAGTGTCTCCCAGGTACCCTGCAAGGCTGTCAACTGCAAATTTGGGCCGCGCTGTCCGCTGACCACCGGCAGCCTGCACTGACAACGGGCACAAGGGGCTGACTCCTGCACTgagagtcactgaatgctgcctcctgtctgatcccaagagacactctggcgccctctcagcatcccagctTAAATGTCAAACTTCAGAACCCATTGGCCAGGGCTCCCCGGCTTGCCTGAAGCCGCACTACGTCACAGCAGGCACACGGCCGCCAGCATCTTCAGCCACGAGCAACAAGAGCTGCTCCAAAACGGGTAGCCTGGCCCTGCACCAAAGGCAGTGCCAAGCTCAGCTGTCACTTACTGGCTCTGCAAGTTCCGGCTGTGAAGGGACAGCGGCTGAAGGCTTCATCTTCCTttgctcctcttcatcctcttcctcaatgacagaggcagccagaggagctgctgaccctgctgttgtgccctgcaggcagacAGAAGTGAGAGAGATGGGCAAAAGCCAGTGCCCTAGGAGCTGCTTTCTATTGAGCTGGGAAAGGACCCAGAAGAAGGGCAAATCATAGACTTTGATACAAGTGGGCCTCTGAGTCACGCAAACCCGAGGAAGCTGGCTGAACGAGCTGCTACTCCATCTTGCTGTGCATttgagcttccctgctgcctagaagcagcaagatgccttggagctgtcccatttgcctttcatctcttgaaaggcttttcactggaaaatcagCAAACAGCCAGTGCTCCCTTTGCTACTGCTGATGCCACCGGGCAGCCTGCCTTTCCTTCAGCCTCCCACGCCGGCACTCCACACTCGGCTGCAACAGGCCAAGCTGGCAGAATTGCTGCACAATTCTCACACGCCAGCAACGTCACAGCTTCCTTTGCCACTCACCAAAGGACAGGCTTGTCTCCATCCGCGTGTCAGGTGACCTGCAgccagcaaagcaaaaggaaccagaggcccttagaaaagtgcctgtgctggccactcccacaacacaaggcagtcccaacacagagcatttccctttccCAACATGCCTCCAGGAGCAACAGCTCTTTCCCACAGCAAGCAAGAGAACAAGATGGACGCGAGAGGAGCCTCTGTCTACAGTTGGGCCTCTTTTGCCAAGAGAGAAATAGGAAGACGGTGCTGGAAATGCCCGCTGCTCTTCAAAACTTTGAGCTTCTCTTGTGCCTAACAGCTCAAGCTACATTTCCCTCTTgcctttcctgcattttccatatacattctttcaaattgcatgccctaattcccatcccttggctgaagatgatagcccagcaaagcttccacaaagggtcccttccctgtggcagctccctgctgaagcagcccaggaacagctgctgggctcagcagcaaaccctccctgcactggAGTTTGTGCTGCATCGCCAAGGCAATCGCAGTCTTGGCACAGCATCAAAGGCTCAAGTCATGCAGCCAAGGCCTCTGAGGGGCAGAATATGGAGCAAAAGGTGCTTTCCTTCACTCCTGGAGAGAAGCACTGAGTTGGTAGAAGTACTTCTGAGGATCTGCCCTCAGAGTCtgcaatttgcagcttgtcttgctTGAAGCAGCAAGCTGAGGAAATAAATGACAGACTCCGCTGCAGCGCACTCTCCCGGGGAGGGGAGGCAACCGCTGCAGTTTGCATGGCAAATACTCTGCACGCGCCACCCAGTACAGATGCCCCCTTTGTagctgatgctgctggcaggacattGACCAAAGCGGTGGCACCTTCATGGCCATTTTGTTCCCAAAGAAACTGGGCCACTGGTGCGGCATAAAGAGCAGAGCCAAGCAAAAGTCGGGCGatgccagccccaggagaaacCTTTACTTACGAGTCAGCTGGGTCAGGTAGTAGCCAGAATAGACAACAGAAAAGACGGTGCAAACGGCGGCACAGACTTGCCCGATCATTTTGGCAGCGCTGTGCGCGTTTGCACGCTGAGTGCCACCCAAGGGAAAGCCAAGACTCCTCTCGGGGTGCAGGCCGTCCTGCGCACAAGGAtcctcctgcagggagccagcagaagagctgctctggaCGACCAGGCCTGGCGCGCACCGGGACAACgctgtgctgacagcactgtgacgTAGCACCTCTGGCTTGACCTCAcaatggcagctgctctgtggctttcttgtgcccagcaagacaaccttctgtacagctgatgcaaaagaaaagcctgggaaattctcctcaCTCACAAAGGCAGGGCTCAAGGCATGCCAGGGGAACTCAGAGAATGCGCCAATCCAAGCGGCATCCAAGCAATGCAAGCAAACATGACTCTTGGTCCCAAAAGCTTTGACTGAAAGCAAGTCTGCTTCTTCTAGGTGGCATCCTAGCTGGTTTGGAAAAGCCTAACTTCTTCAGTGACATTTAGATGGCAAACGAAGCAAAGATAATAAATTTCCAGGACTATTGCAGGCTGCAGTTGCTCCTTGAGCACGCGGGTGCATGCTGACCTATGGAGGggcttgacagctggcctgcaagcaaagccAAGTTCACGGAAGAAATAGCAGTTGATGGTTtttgagtgtatccatagcaaggaagaagacaaggccgTCAGCATGGAAACCCATTAGAAGAGATACAGGAAAATTTGCGTATGCTACACTAGGTGCCGAAGTAGATGTGCATACGTGCcttataaatttctgtaaaacttttgccagtTATATTGAcgttaattgctttgcaccaatggatagaagaagttattgtgatgtagttagTGACTTGAGATCACGCTTTGTTAagagtgtataagctggagaacatgcagaataaaacaaacaaacctttttcttcttggaccctgatcacgtGTGTATGCCACGTCCGGCCTAACGGTGGcgcttgccccatctctgggtcaagaaAGAAGTCTTGTCTGACTGGTACCTTTTCAACaagctgagaaagaaattagtagCTGGACATGCAGATTTCTGAAGAGAGGACAGAAAAGTGTTGACAAGAATAAACCTAAGTTTTAAATGCCTGAAGCACTCAAAAATAACATGTTTTGGGATAGTGTACCATATGTTAGACAGAGTTAAAACACACCACAACTCATTAGTATCTGGACTTCATTGCCCACTCTGCTTAGAAATGTTGCTTGAAGGCACTTGGTGTCAAGGATCCAGTTCCTGTAGATCACTGTCGACGTAGATCAAAATCCTACCAACCCATGAGTGTCAAAACCAGCAAGAGTGAGACTTTTGTCCTTGGCAgtagcttccaggtgctcctggaagtCACCAGGCCTTGACACAAAGATGTGTATTCAACGGAGGGAGAGAAGCATCATGCTCAGCTCTAAATGTGACCTTTGCTAGCAGATCATACTAGCGGGCAATAAATTACATTTGTTCTGCTCTtagccagagccaagatgggaatcaaagtctagatgacaggagaagatcacacgagcctcagcttttccagaggaggaaaaatacaaaggatagtaaatttgccttgGGTTTACAGGCTATTTTTGCAGATCGATAGACAAGGGATGAAGCTTCAAAGATgagagcaaaggaaaatcaacagatatgctgaaagtgagtgaagaggaaggagacctcaaattacctgaaaagctgcacagaaagcttctCTACTTTTTGCACTTGCCTCAAGTTTTAATCGGCAAAATCTAGGAGTATTTcaaacttatttttattaattctagAAGAAAGACAATCAAAACGGTGTACTTCTGCTTACAGTATCAAGTAAGGCACAGGAAGCCATTAGAGTAAGAAAAATTGTGTTCAGACGGCTGAGGCAGCCTTAGGGGTAGGAGGAATGGGGAGGCGTGGAAATCAGGCCTGTGGGCAACATTCAAGGAGCATCCAGTCCCTGAGCAGTCCCTCACAGTGGGTATGCCAGCAGATGGAGGCGAAATGGAGCCACAGCTCGgtgggaaaagggccggggtgGAGAGCCGTGCTCAGCAGGGGCTCCTGCATCAAATTGCTCAATGACAGGTGTGCTATGCTGTGTGCATGTCTCCAACACCTGGCAACAGCAGGCTGgcccagatgtgggaaaaggccaaggaggcagcagagtgggaatggggctctgcaggtggccctggtggttgcacacccctgtgggggatgaggctggcccagagggtccctgggggtctggggtgaaaagtggggaaaagagaagcagggaggaaatgcCAGATGCCGCTGTGAGAATGCCATTCCATCCCACATAGTGACATAGTGAGAGGAGGGTGGCAACAAAATGGTGATTGCTGCTGATCAGCCTGACATCTGATCAAGACAAGAGGCCCAGAAAGGACTGCACATCTGCCTCCTAGTGTTGTCCTGAATGGCAGCTCATTACCTGGTGTTCATTACCTGTaggtctctcagcttcccacaggcatgccacacttcaggtaagcaaagctgCTTACCTCACTTTGTTCTTTGGGCCTCTGAAATGGACTGTCCACTTAGCTACAGCCCGGCAAGGAAGGCAGCCTTACAACACTCTGGTATTTTCGACTTTTATTGACACTCGGGCTGAAACAAAGTATCCCCTCgctgcttcttcatcttcatcattctgtcctgcaggtggcctgctcaggctgacagcttggagcgcctgcaggctccagttctgctgcagcccagcttttcctctcactgcttaattcttattatgacaattctttcatttctacttcaAAGCTTCCCTAAATTAACAACACTCTATCCTAAGATAAACAATCCTCTACTATCCAAGATGTCTATGTTCCATAGTCCTTAAATGCTGATCCctgtatttcctaatttttttaaattttcaccttttgcagaaagaaaaacaacagagctTTCAATTGAACCTAACAACAtatctaacctaacctaacctaacctaagctaagctaagctaacctaacctaacctaacctaacctaatctAATCCAACCTATGCTAACCTAACTCAACCTAACCTAACAGCTAACCTAACAGCTAAACTGAGCAAATATCTACACTATCATGTTTCCTAGCTACGGCACAGCTCCTCTTCAAACTCGGGGGATGGCTCAAGCTCTGCCTAAAGATGacacatccccttttccctcctcttggcTGGCGGGGCATCAGGGCCTCCTCAGGCGCAGGTGTCTCCTCTCCAGTCTTCCTGCACTCGCTTGGCTGAGATgatcagagcagccaggctggaggcaggatCGCCTGAGGTCACGAAGGGAtgctgcccagaggaaaaagaacaaagaaaggaactcttactttccaggatcacatccttgcaggctcaagcaggattccctGGCTACCAGCAAGACACACAAAGAGCACTGAGGGCAGCATGTCCCCCTGCGCcttcctgtcctggcagctttctgtgccacgtggcccacactcctcctcctcctcatcccttcatgcaggtgtcctcagctgccagggctttttgcccctttgctttttcttacctgtaggagctcctgggcagaccagcgcctgtcctcatctgcctgcaggcagcagcggagGAAGTCGCGCAGGAGAGCCGAGTGGTGCCTGGGGTTCTGCAGTTTTGGGGGCCCGTTCCTTTCTAGCAGTTCAAAAACCTACAGCACATGGATGCAAGAGGACACTCCACCTGCTCCTTTGCTAGCCACACACAGCTCTCTCCACACAGAGCCCTCTTGCTAAGCTGCACCTTACCCGGAGACGGGCTTCCCGCTGGTAAGGAGCTTCCCCTTCCACCATTTCCAGCCCCATgatccccagggaccagatgtccactttggggccgtaggcttctcctctcaccacctccggtgccatccagctgggagtgccgacgctggagctgcgcttgctgtgctcagggctgagctgagcacagaggccaaagtcACCTGAGGACAAAAACAAAGCCTGTCAAAGCCAGCTACCACTGGCAAAGTGGCCAAAGCCATTGCCCTGACCAGGCCATGCTGAATCTAActgaaaaagcagctgagctctccttcCACGGGCCTGGAGCCAGGCAAATAAGGCATCGGCCGCTTCAAAAACACCCTGACGATTCACGCACTGGCCAAGCCGCGCTTCTGCCCCAGTGGCCGTCACCAAAATGCAAGCGCACGGCATATGCTGGACATGCTGCCGCCCAGCAGGGATACCCACCCAACTTGACGGATCCGTCCGTGCCCACCAGGACGTTGCAACTTTTGATGTCTCTGTGGATGACTTGGCGGGAATGAAGGaaatgcagtccttgcaggcactgagagaggaaaaggagggagggaaagttaACATGCAGGATCTGATTTCATCCCACCCGCAAGGAAAGAGCTCAACGGGATTGGCGGCTTTCTCAGGGAATTGTGAGCGAGGGCGAAACATCACGCTGCTGTCACCAtgaagagcttgctgcttcaaCACTCTTGGAAGTTTTTTCTAGATTTCCAAGCAAAGGCATCCGGGCTCCCAAAAGTTCCACCGGCCTTGGGTAGGAAGCGCGCCACCTTTGGCTGGGAGGCGGCAGGGCCAAGAATTTTGGGGAAGCCTagtggcagcagaagaggaagctgctggtgacagcagcaccttTGAGCTGTTGACCTTTGAATGCATCGCCATCCAGGCTGCAATGCTATCCTTTGAAGCTGAGGACAACTCTTTGCCCTTAGCTTGAAATTCTGCCAGCCGCATGCTGCCTTCCAGTGGCAAGCAatgtaggacagacagacaggctccaggcaaacattcccaggcaaagctgagaagaggaagaaagagaaattgagcCAGTGAGTGAGCACCAAGgccagaggacagacaggatggaagagtgcaAGAACAGAGCCTGAGGAGTGCGAGGGCACCGGCAGGCAGTACACttcccatgctctttcttctcctgtgtggtgtgacagcagcagcagcagcagcagcaaaagaaaggTGAGAGCAAGAAATCTCGGCTCTCCTTAAGCTCCAGCTGACAAGCAGCATCCGGGCAGTCTTGGGCAAGCACAAGCGGCATCCCTCACCTCCCGACAGACAGCGCCTATCTGTCCTTCCTCCAGGTACACTGCCCTCAGCACATCAAACAAGGTGCCGCCGTCCATgaactccatggccagccagagctccgcatccaccaggtagctgaaagaagaaaaccacggcatggagaaacagaatgggcacagcctccgtcaccccagggcctgagacaggtttttgcagctgctctccaAGCTACATGTGCCACAAGAGACTATTGAACaccagctccacctcctcccgcgctctggagaccagcagagaaatcatccccagctctgttctctgcCAGCGACCAAAGGGCATCGTCTCTTTGCGCTTGCACCAGCTAAAGCTACATTGACACCAGAATATGCCAACCTGTCTAAGTAGGTAACGATATTGGGACTCCTGTTGTCCCTCATGGCCAGGATTtcattggcagccagctcctcGGACATCTCCTCCTCGAGTGACATGATCTTGATTGCCACCTGCAATGACATTGGCCACCGGTACCTTGAGAAGACGCACCCTGCTCGAGATCACAAGGAGCACGGAGCGAGTGCTGCTGCAATGAGGCAGCACGCTGGGCCAAAGTGCCTTGTCACTAGACAGCAGAGCTTAGCAGAAGCACCAAAAGCCATCCCAAATGCATTCTGCCCCCTGAGCCTAGACTGTATTTCAGaggaacagcctctgctgcagacatggagctgccacccaaacctccaagcacagctcacagcagcggGCAAAGCGCTCCAGAGCTGCAAAATGGCATGGGGCTGTTGGCACTTTACCTGTTGTCCGCTGCTGGTGTCAAGGGCTTTATAAACAGCTCCAAACCCtctagaaagacaaaagcagcagaaagagacCTTTATCCCTTTGGCAGGGAaagcaagcccaggcagcagatctcCCCTGGCTGCCTGGATGCCTTCCTTAGAAACAATGCCTGGCTGCAGCATCTCTTCGGCCAACAGCACGTCAGCCCTCTGCCATGCGGGGCAGGCTGTCCAAGGGAACACTAAGGTGCAGCATGAAGACCAAGGGCCGCTGGAAATCTCCAAGGCGCACACCCTGCCAGGTCATTTCAGAACCTAAGGGGAACTCTCTCCTTGTGcgggtgtgcatgcatgtgtgtgtcaaaAAAGGGAGAACAATTTGAGTCCCAAGACTGTCCTGGACAATCTGATCTTTCTTGCATGGCAAGGGGCTCTTTCAGGCCacaaagctgcagggccaggggttttcccagctcctgctcctcactgctgcaaGCAAGACACTGCCAGCATCAACTTGTCTTTAATGAGGCCTTTGCATTGCTCTGACCGAGCAGTCCAGGCAGGCGACACGAGGTCAAGCCAGAGCCTGACCATGTTTGGAGCTTGCCTGACTTC
This window harbors:
- the LOC134432301 gene encoding serine/threonine-protein kinase PAK 3-like — its product is MIGQVCAAVCTVFSVVYSGYYLTQLTRHLTRGWRQACPLGTTAGSAAPLAASVIEEEDEEEQRKMKPSAAVPSQPELAEPVTLVARSAIQPGAAGPAWPAAASSSPAAGTSCSSAAQQPEMREEQGLKTLRSMVSPGRPTGKYTAFEELGRGGFGAVYKALDTSSGQQVAIKIMSLEEEMSEELAANEILAMRDNRSPNIVTYLDSYLVDAELWLAMEFMDGGTLFDVLRAVYLEEGQIGAVCRECLQGLHFLHSRQVIHRDIKSCNVLVGTDGSVKLGDFGLCAQLSPEHSKRSSSVGTPSWMAPEVVRGEAYGPKVDIWSLGIMGLEMVEGEAPYQREARLRVFELLERNGPPKLQNPRHHSALLRDFLRCCLQADEDRRWSAQELLQHPFVTSGDPASSLAALIISAKRVQEDWRGDTCA